Sequence from the Amaranthus tricolor cultivar Red isolate AtriRed21 chromosome 1, ASM2621246v1, whole genome shotgun sequence genome:
TTATGTCTCTATTTAGTGTAGCTGATTTATGGCTTAAGCAACTTAAAGTCCAACATCATGACTTAAATTTTTTCAATGGAGTTAGGTGTCCTTCAAATTAATTACATGTCTTCTCAATGCCAAATCTTTTTAACACAAAATGTATAGATAATAGAAATTCTTAAATGGGACCATCTCTATTAGACTGTATTAGACTGAATTATGTACatttaatgtgttaaagtgattacttataattttaatgtgaTTAATTATAGAAATGAACTAATCATATGGAttcgtctcatgatgagatgATCTCGTACAACACATGTTAGGTTAGGTGTGGTGACTTATAATCTCATATGTGGTTGGTTTGATGTTGTGTGGAGTATGGTGTGCTAAAATATAAGAGGTGTTATTAATGCTCATGAAAGAAGAAAATGGTCAGAATGTTGCTGCACCACACTTGACATGCCCGAGCTATATGGCTCGACCTGAGCTAATGGTGGCTCAACCCGAGCAGGCTGGCTCGACCCAGTCGAGCAAGAAACAGCACGTCACGTGTAGGTTCTGTTTGTATATTCTGTTTTGCGTGGGTTCTTTCATGTTGTCCATCTCTTATGTTAGCCTTATAAATACTCATTGTAACCATCATTTGTAGTATGAGATTAAGAGAGAAACACATTGTATACACTTGTAATGCTCTAGTGAGAGAGAATTCATCTAGATAGAGAAGGAgccaaattagggtttataaGTGGAAAATTGGGGGTTTACATTTTCTCTTTGTTTTCTCTATAGTTTTTCATTGTCCATTGATAGAGGTGGATTAGTGTATGTAATCAAGAACTCAAGTCAATAAAATTGTCTTGGGTGGGTTTTATAGTCTAACATCAATTTGATATTAGGATTTTCCCACCTCCCAATTCTTGGTGTGTTTAATTATTCTCAATACATTTTGTAATCTTTATCATTCTTTGTAGTTAGAATCTTCATTAAAGAGCATTTGCTCTAACATGTTATAATTTAAGTTGGACTTTGAGATGAAGGACACCTAATTCCACTGTAAAATTTTTGTCATGGCATATGTTGTCTATATAATATCACTTCTTTTCGTATGAGAGTCCTTTGAACTAAAAGTGTAGATGCAACACATGATTTTCCCATACACATATTTTGAAATTAGatgttgagattcaaactcgtGATCATCAATCACTTTGGTTTATATTGGGACATACCTATTAGCTAACATTTTTGGTTAAAGTACTGGAGTATACTCTATAGTCTATCCTATACTTTTACAAGTGAGACCTAGTAGGGCTGAAAGTGGGTTGCTTTTACGCATTAAAAAAAGTTGTCGATGGTGGAAgcttttttttagtgtttttgcaGACCTAATATGGTAATGTATAGATATTGTATTGTCTTCCCCCATAAACTTTTGTAAAGGCTATGGGAGGGTTGGTTATTGTAAATGTAATGTAGATCCCCGTTCAAAGAGTATGAGAATTGGAAAGCATGTAGTGTTTTTAAATTGCTAAACTTCATGTAAAGCTCTTAAATTTTGTTCGTAtttagtgtaaatttttatacAATGTACTATATCATTTTCATGATAATAAAAGTCATGAAAGTGTTATctacaattaaatattttttcttcacaatttcTTATGAcattttatatgataataaATAAGCATGAATTTGGTGAATAAAATAGTATGATCGGAGAGAGCCAAGTATAATTATGAACCTTATAAAGTGTTTGCCAATAACCAAACAGGCTATTATTCTCTCTTTCCTCTCAATTTTTTCTCGCATAAGCTTTGCtcaagtttttttaatttatattctttattccCAGTATGCATCTGGCTACTATACTTCTCTGTGTACAATTACATGAAATGATGGACCCAAAAACACTAGTACACAACTTAAATAACAGTTGTAGCGGAGCGACAAAAGTGGGTGGTTTGCACACGATGGAACCTGGAGGTCCGCACAACACAAGCAAATACTTCAGAGCCcagaatttaagaaaataagcCAAAATTATTACATTTCCGTACAAACTATACGTATTCTATCGTCTATTAACAATTGAAAAGATCAATATTTTGGATCATGTATTCCTATACCATCAAAATCAAGTAAATAGAGTACAATGTTGAGGTACCAAATCCAAGCTGGCCCAGTTTATCCTGCACAACATCAGACAAATCTGATAACAAACTCCAAAACTATGGACTTTGTTGCATATGTACTCCATATACTAAAGACATCACAagttagcaaaaaaaaaaaaaggaagtttTTTACTTCCCTAAAATTATCTTGGCAGCAGCCATACTTTTTGTTCTGTAATAATTTCCACACTTGACCTTTCCCTTGTTGGCCACCTTCACTCCACCTCTTCCTCTATTGATCTTCGGCCACCACGGCAATTTTCCCCCCTCTTTTTTACCTTTGTGAATGCTGTTTCCAATCCCCTTGTTGccatttttaacttttttaggTTTCTTCGAATGCTTCATGTGCTTCATAAACCCACCGACTAGTGTATGAAAGCTTCTTCCTTGATCTTTCCTTTTCACTATAGTCTTTACCTCGGATTTTTTTGACTTCTTAACGGTTGGTGTCTGACGATGATCAGTGTTTCTTGTGGGATCAAAAATCCCTCCAAGTATTTTCCAAAACGATCTAGCATGATGCGCATCAGACTCATCCTTATCACTGtaatgatggtggtggtggtggtgatgatgatggtgaaaAATCATCCCTAGCTTCTTCCCGAGCCTCCTCCATCCACGTACTCTCCTTTTTCCACATTCCATTTGTGTATTCCATTTATGGTATCGTGCAGAACTCATTTGGCTTGAAGAACCTGCAGTATCTGAGTAGTTTTGATCATCTAAACTACTTTCATCAAAAGACGTATCATCATAATCTGAAGCAGTACTCTCAGTGACTTCAGGGTGTTTAATCCTTGTTGACCGACCTAATTTTGTAGGCTGCGGCTCACTTTCGTCACTGTCATTGCTAACAGTTTCAAATGATTCATAAGTTCCACTTGAAGAACTTGGTGAACCACTACTTTGTTCAGTTATTGCACTACAAGATGCACTTGAACTCCAGTCCGTCTCCTCTGAAATTTGCTCACGAGGTATCGCTTTCCTGATTACAGTATTTCTGTCCACAGAATCCCTAGACTTATCAATATCAGAATATAGGCCTTTTTCTCGTGCGATTCTTCCAATGGTATGATTCTGACTCCACTGCTGATTGTAATTACCCAAGTTACTCTTACTGCTATGTCTAATGAAACTAGTGTCCCTCAAAGATGGAATTTGTGTAGAATGTTTCGATTTTACCTCTTCCTCAATATCTTCTTCATGGTAGGACTGGCGAGGCAAGATAGTGAAATCTTGTATTTGTTCTGAATTCTGACTTGCAAAAGATCTACTCCTGCCTGGTGTACATTTTAGTGAATCAGGTCCACCCATACCAGCCTTTAGAGGCTTAGGCCTAGGAATCTGACTAGCCCGAGCATCAGCATTCTTTTCTAACTCTAAGTTCTTCATTCTAACATTGTTTTGAGCTAACAACCGATTCTGCGTTCTATCAACCATTTTCCGAGTCATATTCAGATTCAAGCATTTAACATCATCATTATTACTATTGTCATCATCAACAAATTTGACATTCCTGCTCCACTTGACTCGTGAAGAAACAGGAAGATTTCTCCTTGCCTGCGCTTGTCTTGCTTGCATACTAACCAAGTTTCCACCAAGTAAAGTGGAATTAGCAGTGACATTTGGCTCATTTCTTGTGTTTGACccgcctttttcttttcttacagAGTTTGCTGAACCGGAAACATTGGGCAAGGCCACATTACCAACACTCTTTTGCTCTGATAGATGCGCAGAATTTACCAGCTTTTGAAGTGATGGAATAAGAGACTCAATCCTATTAATTGCATTCTCAACTTCTTTGGAAAAATCAGGAAACTTCTCCTTATCTTTTCTCTCATTTCCTACATTTTTGCGAGCTACATCAAGTAGATGTGCATTGCTCACGTTCCTTTGAGCTTCAAAGGTTACTTCCCTTGGTAAATGACTCTGATTGTGAACTAACAAAGAAGACTGTTTTGCTTCAAATCCTACAACAGACTTATTAGCCCCAGTACTttgaaaagtaaaaattttTGGCCAACTAACATCAATATCTTTCTCTAAAGATGGGTTTTTAACACTAAAGCCTAGACTTTTCCCGTTAACAGAAAACAACTCTTGCGAACTGGATTCTTCATTAGTTCTACGGCGTTTTCTGTTTGGTGCCTCACTAAGCAGAGTGCTTAGTGGTGAAATCAACTGATTGTCCTTCTGTAAATTTGTGTATGGAAGAGCAATCATACTTGATTCAGCAGCACCTGCCATCTTACATAATTTTTGGCCAGAACAAtcaagagaaacaaaaaaaaaaatcagatttcAAGTTATGGATGGTAACTAAATACACCATAAATTGTGAACTACCtcacaaataaaataaactcaGAAGTGAATTAAAGTAATGGACTAAAAACAAAGGCTAGATATTAAATCTTTATAGcaaaaaattgaaatagaaGTATAAACAATGAAGCGCACAATTACAACCAAAGGGACATGCGTTATTCAATAACCAGATAATAAATCTTTCAAGAACAAGTTGATAAGCTGCATTACAATACTAAGATGAGCGTACTATATTGGAAAAAAACtagaaatatatacatatataacaaaGGGGTGTTGGTGTAAGGGAATGGAAATTGTGAAACTTATGTGAGACTTGGGATGggactttaaaaaaaatgtccGTCTGTAAAATTTTAGAGTGGAAtggaatttaattaaaaatagctATAAAATTACCATATATCTTGTCTTTCTTACTTCATTAATGGCAAAATTGTCATTTTACTCTCATCCCAAATGTCCTACCCTAAGACATTAAAAGGTGGGACTTGAGAAGTTTTGACTTAAAAGTCCCATACCCATTCCCCATAGACAAATGGAATACTTTGTTTAATTTAAGTCTGAACTCCAAATCTCAACCCCATTCCCTCATGCCAAACATCCCCAAAATACAAGctgaaaaaaaactaataagtcTTGTTTTATTGTACTTTTAGCTTGAAGAATACAATGATGATgaggaggatgatgatgatgtagtGGCGGGAAAAAGTGGGTCATAGAATGGAGGAACAACAGGAAGACGCGAAAGAAAAAGAGGTAGAATGGCCATGATTAGTGCACAAGAAAccctagaattgaaaattaggaaaataagACCACCCAAAAAAGGGAACACAGTATTTTACTTGTTACATTATAAAGTAGAATTAATAATATGAACATCAACATTAAACTGAAAGTTTTTCCAATTGAATAATGAATTTAGCAGTGAAATGAAATTCATGAAAACAGATTGAAGTAACATTTACAAGAAGCCATAAATGATAAATTCAACaccaaattcaaaaataaaaataatacagaTTAAATCAAACTCTTTAAATTAACATACCAGAGGAAATGGCAGTTGCCGGCGGCAAGGAAGAAATGGCAATGGTAGGCGATGAGTTCTATCTACTGACGGCGGTAACGACTGACGATGGTGAGAAATTGAGAGGAGGAAATGGTAGTTATCGCGGCCTAAAATGAAGATATGACAGTTATCAATCAATGTTGACTGAGAAGGGTGGTCCGTAAATAAAAgcataatttgattatttgatttgaaaggTATGAACtttgtcccatttgcttttaaATATTCgaactttagtttatttttaaaagacTCGAATTTTAGGGTACCTCCGCTTTCAAAGGTTCTTTTTACTTTTAACCTGTTGAACAAGTTTCTTCTCCAAAAACAGGTTACTTCTACCTCATCAATGGCTTTTTCGTTTTTCTCTGCTAGAAAGACATTATCTTGGGTCTGAATTTGGGGATGATAGTAAGAAAACCCTTCATTTCTTAAGTATGTCTTAAATCTTGATTATTGTAGATTTGGGTTGTTTTCTCACCATTAGAATTTAATTAGATTTTTCTAGTTCTTGATTGtatgatgaagatgaaaagAAGTGAATTTTAGAAGGATGTTGACTTCTATGAGATGAATTTGATTAGATTTTTGTAGGGAGATTAAAATTGGAGTAGAATTggggatttttttaaaaaaaaaaacctagctTTTAGAAATTAGAGCCCTAATGAAATTGAATTTGAATGCTCATTGCCTGCGTGTTGCTCCTCGTTGCTTGAGTTTTACCTACTTCGCAAAACCATGTAGAATAATAACCAAAAAATCCGGCAACGGAAATGCAAGGAGCAcacaaagcaaaaaaaatccTAACGAATAAATCCCCAACGACCATCAATTGAAATTAACGCACAAATTGAGTGATAATTAACCTAGGCATTGATGTTAGGATTAATGAGGCAAATTGAGTTAGCTTATGAAGGGATTATAGAAGCCAAATATCAGAAATTGTAAGCTATTCTACCTGCATTTTTGCCCAAAAAAGAGAATAAAAAGAGAgtaatagagaaaaaaaaattcaaagtgtGGTGCTGGGTGTTTGAGTTCTAATTTAAAACCTTTGATCCTTAATTTGTAAGTCTCATGAAAccataattctttaacaaaattttaatttgatagaaaaatcatgttcatactttttatttgatataGTTTCATGTATTCatatttctttaacaaaatttcaatttgtaagAAGAATCATGCTCATAActttattttacatatttcCATGAAgtcataattctttaacaaaattccaacttattagaagaattatgttcaTACTTATTTTggtattcataattaattatttatttaacaaaatttcaatttgttagaagaattatgttcatacttttattcgatttatttttcattatttataattctttttaacaaaaattcaatttgttaAAAGCATTATGTTCATACTTTCATTTGACATACATAGAAAACAATGGATTAATGTTGTAAACATGTTATTTTAAAGTGtgtttatatttctttttatgctTGTCTATGATGACGAaattttgtatgtatatatatatatatatatatatatatatatatatatatatatatatatatatatatatatatatatatatatatatatatatatatatatatatatatatatatatatatatatatatatatatatatatatatatatatatatatatatatatatatatatatatatgaatattttgttttatgaaattatttataattttggttgatttatttattttgattaaaggGTAATAATGTGTGTTGTCGTGTTACGGTTTTTGCATTATGATTGAAATCTGTGGAATCAAAGAATGAGATTAAAGGcataaatcttaaaaaaataaataagaaaataaatgaaattcgGACAGAAACTATCTGCCTCGGGAGCCACACCTCAAGCCTTTGTGGTTCGAGTGCATTTCGTTCTTCGTTTCGCTTTTGATTGGATAAAAAGTCGCTTAAACactaaaattaattgaaaatagcAAATGAGCATTAAAAAGTATGAAATTTGGTAACCTAGGTAATTGATGTCTTCTAGACGTAGTGGTGAAATCGGATTTTctgtttgaaattttttaaccTTCCAAAATAGACTGTAAAGTTACTGGttgtttttgaaattaagaAACATTGAGcatttattgattaatcattTACTAATGTGAAGTATAGTGAAGTCTTGTTGGTATAGAGTGGATTAGATGTGTGAACACATACTAATACGTGATGtttgagtgtgtgtgtgtgtttgtgtgtagCACCTCGGTTCATAAGAGGTTAAGTATGTAGTGGTGATCAATTAATATTGGATTGTTGTCATGCTGTCAAGGTACACAGGGTCTGCAAGACCCACCagtaactcaaatatactcttgctatcaatgaggACCTTGGGGTTTGCGAGACTCATcggtaactcaaatatactcttgctatcaataAGAACCttagggtttgcaagacccactggtaactcaaatatactcttgctatcaatgagaaccttgGGTTTGGAAGACCCACCGCTAACTCAAACATACTCTTACTATTAACTAACACCTTTTAacgatattaataatataaaccacCATTAACAAAGATAATAATGACAATTAACATCACTTTTTTTTGTGACCAAGAATCCTAACCATTACTAATAACTAATACTACCACCATTCATCAACAATGGCACATACACAAAGCTTATACAAggtttttcaattaataaaacACCACCTAAACCACAAAAGTAGTACATACTACTTTTAaattcatcttaatataaacCCAAACTTACTCATGTTCAAATCACACTTTTTAACTCTTACACACTATATATTCTATCAatatataacttaatttaagttAAGATTCATGAATATACCCAAAACTTTATGATTAAAGCAGTAAATGAGCAAGAAAGAGAAGCTCATAAAAATGGGGGAAGTTTGAAAGAGGCGAGCGTGGAGGACAGCAGCGGTTGCTGCGGCTGGCCGGCTGCCACAAATTGTTCGGCGGTGGCTGTGCACTGCTGTTGGTTGTAGCTGTGTGCGGTTGCTGTTGGCAGCTTCTTAGAATTGAGGAAGAGAggtgaagaagaaagaaagaaagaagggaaaggaagtaatgagaaagaacaaggatttggggcattttattattagtttttttctttctcttt
This genomic interval carries:
- the LOC130805823 gene encoding uncharacterized protein LOC130805823, encoding MLLFTDHPSQSTLIDNCHIFILGRDNYHFLLSISHHRQSLPPSVDRTHRLPLPFLPCRRQLPFPLMAGAAESSMIALPYTNLQKDNQLISPLSTLLSEAPNRKRRRTNEESSSQELFSVNGKSLGFSVKNPSLEKDIDVSWPKIFTFQSTGANKSVVGFEAKQSSLLVHNQSHLPREVTFEAQRNVSNAHLLDVARKNVGNERKDKEKFPDFSKEVENAINRIESLIPSLQKLVNSAHLSEQKSVGNVALPNVSGSANSVRKEKGGSNTRNEPNVTANSTLLGGNLVSMQARQAQARRNLPVSSRVKWSRNVKFVDDDNSNNDDVKCLNLNMTRKMVDRTQNRLLAQNNVRMKNLELEKNADARASQIPRPKPLKAGMGGPDSLKCTPGRSRSFASQNSEQIQDFTILPRQSYHEEDIEEEVKSKHSTQIPSLRDTSFIRHSSKSNLGNYNQQWSQNHTIGRIAREKGLYSDIDKSRDSVDRNTVIRKAIPREQISEETDWSSSASCSAITEQSSGSPSSSSGTYESFETVSNDSDESEPQPTKLGRSTRIKHPEVTESTASDYDDTSFDESSLDDQNYSDTAGSSSQMSSARYHKWNTQMECGKRRVRGWRRLGKKLGMIFHHHHHHHHHHHYSDKDESDAHHARSFWKILGGIFDPTRNTDHRQTPTVKKSKKSEVKTIVKRKDQGRSFHTLVGGFMKHMKHSKKPKKVKNGNKGIGNSIHKGKKEGGKLPWWPKINRGRGGVKVANKGKVKCGNYYRTKSMAAAKIILGK